One window of the Deltaproteobacteria bacterium genome contains the following:
- a CDS encoding adenylate/guanylate cyclase domain-containing protein — protein MSKADLKRPVFLQKLIEILSSPMLVGLFVTFTMTWLALQYYESQHDAAAIDEGSVIGILDQIHRKTIDFRLINRGEFAGSPRVAVLAIDDASIEREGRWPWPREKIGRLIENAVDAGAKIVAFDVVFSESDPNSSTKTLSKLKFQLSQAKLKTRNAVSPEVFDMISKEIEASNSDKKFGETIGLYQDSVVMGSYFDYESFNAGETANPLRDYCIDAHYSRTYEKKYWEKEAIFPIVLDPTAVGAKRPPQALLDRAALHITSTEIGRAAKWFSANPTAVNAVIESLRVLDIEIPADVVPILFVWANIGDEQGLFELLQSDPTLNRFANRPMILQIFSITLKALTPPQLADLRQDLNSEVMGYCRRFLTSEDELLDKAKWAKSVDQPAEVIDTQWPIFGYEPLWEELKAEGKIQSKTALQDEIQAWKSSAHVNSVKGYERAWISIPEVASTTRHTGYFNAELDPDGTVRRTMLISRRGNFYIPSLALKTFLLDRGLQARFSYKPDQRRSIVSDVRGTTSVQKKIISQLEVIDQKDKVRMQIPIDEAGRMMINYSGPQQMFEYVSASSILNNEREVLVQSRKQDPQTGIKGTFTEKIEKKKFLKDKLLIVGATAIGVYDLRLSPFEENYPGVETHANVLSNLLTEESRASGEATPSNQPGFLKVHPLEENYMWIVILSGGLLISAALTWLGSVYGLLLTIGLLFSIYALDRYVLFASGFVFNVSIPTITVFLNFVGITSYKYFTEERKKQELKGTFAKYVSPAIVDEILKDPGNIELGGKKVELTVMFSDVRGFTTISEKLDPRALSSLLNSYLTPMTDLVFETKGTLDKYMGDAIMAFWGAPIPLEDHPQRAATCALKMLKKLKVLQQEYADKGLPTIDIGIGLNTGDMSVGNMGSNTVRSYTVMGDSVNLGSRLEGINKEYGTRIIVSEFTQRRISQDFITREVDWVRVKGKVQPVRIFELMGTKAGGPLAPDGQLLALLPEFEKGFRLYHERKFDEAVVSFTAALNTKPDDECSQLYIERCNEYLAEPPGNDWDGVYTMKTK, from the coding sequence ATGAGTAAAGCTGATTTGAAACGTCCGGTCTTTCTACAAAAGCTAATTGAGATCCTCTCGTCACCAATGCTCGTCGGACTCTTTGTTACCTTTACGATGACGTGGCTTGCACTGCAGTACTATGAAAGCCAGCACGATGCCGCTGCAATTGACGAAGGTTCGGTGATAGGCATCTTAGATCAAATTCATCGAAAGACGATCGACTTCCGTCTTATTAACCGAGGCGAATTTGCCGGCAGCCCAAGAGTGGCAGTACTTGCGATTGACGACGCCTCCATTGAACGCGAAGGCCGCTGGCCTTGGCCGAGAGAGAAGATCGGTCGCCTCATTGAAAACGCGGTGGACGCGGGAGCGAAAATCGTCGCGTTCGACGTGGTTTTCTCAGAATCCGATCCGAACTCCTCGACAAAGACGCTCTCAAAACTAAAATTTCAACTTAGCCAAGCAAAACTAAAAACCAGAAATGCTGTCTCTCCAGAAGTCTTCGATATGATTTCCAAGGAAATTGAAGCAAGCAATTCGGATAAAAAATTTGGCGAAACAATAGGACTCTATCAGGATTCGGTTGTTATGGGGTCCTATTTTGACTACGAATCATTCAACGCAGGAGAGACAGCAAATCCACTTCGGGACTATTGTATAGATGCGCACTACAGTCGGACTTACGAAAAAAAATATTGGGAAAAAGAAGCTATATTCCCAATCGTATTGGATCCTACAGCGGTAGGCGCTAAACGGCCACCCCAAGCTTTGCTCGACCGCGCCGCCCTGCACATTACCTCTACCGAAATCGGACGAGCAGCAAAGTGGTTTTCTGCAAACCCGACCGCCGTAAATGCTGTCATCGAGTCACTTCGGGTACTCGACATCGAAATTCCAGCAGACGTTGTACCGATACTTTTTGTTTGGGCCAATATCGGCGATGAGCAAGGGCTATTTGAACTTCTCCAAAGTGACCCCACACTGAATCGTTTCGCCAATCGACCTATGATCCTGCAGATTTTTAGTATAACGCTTAAAGCACTTACTCCCCCTCAGCTCGCCGACCTACGGCAAGATTTGAACTCGGAGGTTATGGGTTATTGCCGTCGCTTTTTGACGAGTGAAGATGAACTCCTTGATAAAGCGAAATGGGCAAAATCAGTCGATCAACCCGCAGAGGTTATCGATACTCAATGGCCGATATTTGGTTACGAGCCGCTTTGGGAAGAACTTAAGGCTGAAGGTAAAATTCAAAGCAAAACTGCGCTTCAGGATGAAATCCAAGCCTGGAAGTCCAGTGCACATGTGAATAGTGTTAAGGGCTACGAACGCGCATGGATCAGCATCCCGGAAGTTGCGTCGACAACAAGACACACCGGATACTTCAATGCGGAACTGGACCCAGACGGAACGGTTCGTCGTACAATGCTTATTTCTCGACGCGGAAACTTCTATATACCATCCCTTGCGCTAAAAACTTTCCTACTCGACCGTGGCCTTCAGGCAAGATTCAGCTACAAACCGGATCAGCGCCGATCAATTGTGTCTGATGTTCGCGGCACAACCAGCGTCCAAAAAAAAATTATAAGCCAATTGGAGGTTATCGACCAAAAGGACAAAGTCCGTATGCAAATCCCAATCGACGAAGCTGGTCGTATGATGATCAATTATTCGGGTCCCCAACAAATGTTTGAATACGTCAGTGCGTCCTCTATTCTTAACAATGAACGCGAAGTCTTAGTACAAAGTCGAAAGCAAGATCCACAAACAGGCATTAAAGGGACCTTCACTGAAAAAATCGAGAAAAAGAAGTTTCTAAAGGACAAACTACTCATCGTCGGCGCGACAGCGATTGGAGTTTATGATTTGCGCTTGTCGCCGTTTGAAGAAAATTATCCCGGAGTAGAAACTCACGCAAATGTCCTGTCAAATCTTCTCACTGAGGAATCTCGCGCGTCTGGTGAAGCCACTCCTTCAAATCAACCCGGATTTCTAAAGGTTCATCCGCTGGAAGAGAATTATATGTGGATCGTGATTCTTTCTGGTGGGTTATTGATTTCTGCAGCCCTTACCTGGCTCGGTTCTGTTTACGGTCTCTTACTTACGATTGGCCTTTTATTTTCAATCTACGCCCTTGATCGCTACGTGCTCTTTGCAAGCGGCTTCGTGTTTAACGTTTCGATTCCGACCATCACTGTCTTTCTCAATTTTGTCGGGATCACTTCGTACAAGTATTTCACCGAGGAAAGAAAGAAGCAGGAGCTTAAGGGGACCTTTGCGAAGTACGTTTCCCCCGCTATTGTTGACGAAATTCTAAAAGATCCGGGAAATATCGAACTCGGCGGCAAAAAAGTCGAGCTCACCGTGATGTTCTCGGATGTTCGCGGCTTTACGACTATTTCTGAAAAGCTCGATCCTCGCGCTCTATCAAGCCTCCTCAATAGCTACCTGACTCCGATGACGGACCTTGTTTTTGAAACTAAAGGGACGCTCGACAAGTACATGGGTGATGCCATCATGGCTTTCTGGGGAGCTCCGATTCCACTTGAAGATCATCCACAACGTGCTGCCACATGTGCTTTAAAAATGCTCAAAAAATTAAAAGTGCTGCAACAGGAATACGCCGACAAAGGTCTTCCCACGATCGACATCGGGATTGGCCTTAATACAGGCGATATGAGTGTTGGCAACATGGGTTCTAACACTGTGCGAAGTTACACCGTCATGGGCGATTCAGTGAACCTTGGGTCCCGCCTCGAGGGCATTAACAAAGAATACGGAACTCGAATCATTGTCAGCGAATTTACTCAGCGGCGAATTTCCCAAGATTTTATTACGCGCGAAGTCGATTGGGTTCGAGTAAAGGGCAAAGTTCAGCCGGTAAGGATTTTTGAGCTGATGGGTACAAAAGCTGGCGGTCCGCTTGCGCCAGACGGTCAGCTATTGGCACTTTTGCCAGAGTTCGAAAAGGGATTCCGCCTCTATCATGAGCGAAAGTTCGACGAGGCAGTCGTTTCATTCACAGCCGCCCTTAATACTAAACCCGACGATGAGTGTTCACAACTTTACATCGAACGCTGCAACGAGTACCTCGCGGAACCGCCGGGAAATGATTGGGACGGCGTCTACACGATGAAAACAAAATGA
- a CDS encoding DUF4339 domain-containing protein, translating into MSRVTAWYVSHGSGTSALGPFATDLVRAMLRDGQLGPMDLVYREGESEWRPASMFAELRNVSKSSSSSKQSALFEIKSSDSEISEKNDARGSLSSGDEEVDFAWILLRPHSSTYLQEGPFKTEFIREGLKKGNFQFSQYAWHVGMPQWMRIGDLSEFDRRSTPRDTAPHIPPPLPDPISAVLLEDDGDFESEEFHVNLKPSKFDATPTDPMMLFSAGKESVAVGGAAAKIFEPSSQDLARVPWEERIPAAGDQSVVAQAVELIDDESSFAGYPEHESVDNDEVVEAHLDSYTPQPFIPSAVPVAVREEDGWEKWGRYAAAVCMGAVTAVFSGHLLTYESSASAAHLRRSAERAQIGTSASPKKSVDAPAEIEPLEPTITLTVPPVVPSQAQDAVPVSQTSGNGNDTGIDMGDPMAGPEGGLPSSPLVAEPVIAPSPAIVPAPRAQIAMSGNNSSLEASIVGLKLTSPDAQVLFQGAFPTGQPLVVTFRGRLGEVLSKLNVRKTITINRSGAEIPSVKLKEIGLPDGAYTVEVSAGKTQLKSDLFLGKRDARFLDRLEAHLRESSFELQAQKKVLFYAAQELDSLARDLGLNYGQLRSKPEMWTKFYLKWKTKVSAVERSIAEVSNRAIEDQAYPEEAVRLSSLLASLKETSGMFEQGVGAQRDVASDSLTDLISELARQKEEIGSATSRGVPEAGKGASPATSTGATSKAL; encoded by the coding sequence ATGTCTCGAGTGACAGCTTGGTATGTGAGTCACGGATCAGGAACATCGGCGCTAGGTCCGTTTGCAACGGACCTAGTTCGGGCAATGTTGCGTGATGGACAGCTGGGTCCGATGGATCTCGTTTATCGAGAAGGTGAATCAGAGTGGCGCCCCGCTTCAATGTTTGCCGAGCTAAGAAATGTTTCAAAGTCGTCCTCAAGTTCAAAGCAGTCGGCACTTTTTGAAATCAAATCATCCGATTCCGAAATTTCAGAGAAAAACGACGCTCGCGGATCTTTGTCCAGCGGCGATGAAGAAGTCGACTTTGCGTGGATTTTGCTGCGTCCTCACTCGAGCACTTACTTGCAAGAAGGCCCGTTCAAAACCGAATTTATCCGCGAAGGTTTAAAAAAAGGAAATTTCCAGTTTAGTCAGTACGCTTGGCATGTGGGGATGCCGCAGTGGATGCGAATTGGTGACTTAAGTGAGTTTGATCGACGGTCTACTCCGCGAGACACGGCGCCGCACATTCCGCCTCCGCTTCCTGACCCGATTTCCGCCGTTTTGCTAGAGGACGATGGAGATTTTGAAAGTGAAGAATTTCACGTCAACTTGAAGCCATCCAAGTTTGATGCCACGCCGACTGATCCAATGATGCTCTTTAGCGCCGGTAAAGAATCCGTTGCTGTCGGCGGTGCAGCCGCTAAAATTTTTGAACCAAGCTCGCAAGATTTGGCCCGAGTGCCGTGGGAGGAAAGAATTCCTGCCGCCGGAGATCAAAGTGTTGTTGCTCAAGCCGTCGAACTCATCGATGACGAATCGAGTTTCGCCGGATATCCAGAGCATGAGTCCGTCGATAATGACGAAGTAGTGGAAGCGCATTTGGACAGTTATACGCCTCAGCCGTTTATTCCATCGGCTGTGCCGGTTGCCGTTCGCGAGGAAGATGGCTGGGAAAAATGGGGAAGATATGCGGCCGCGGTCTGCATGGGGGCCGTCACAGCTGTGTTTTCTGGACATTTATTGACCTATGAAAGCTCGGCAAGTGCGGCGCATTTGCGCCGATCGGCAGAGCGCGCGCAGATTGGGACCTCCGCAAGTCCGAAGAAAAGTGTTGACGCTCCGGCGGAGATTGAACCTCTGGAGCCGACGATCACCTTAACGGTTCCACCAGTTGTTCCATCGCAGGCTCAGGACGCGGTTCCGGTTTCGCAAACCAGTGGCAATGGTAATGATACTGGTATTGATATGGGTGACCCAATGGCAGGTCCAGAAGGAGGGCTTCCAAGTTCTCCCTTGGTTGCAGAGCCCGTCATCGCCCCGTCGCCTGCAATTGTGCCAGCCCCGCGTGCGCAAATTGCGATGAGCGGTAACAACAGCAGCCTTGAAGCTTCCATAGTTGGGCTCAAATTGACGTCTCCTGATGCGCAAGTGCTGTTCCAAGGTGCGTTTCCGACGGGCCAACCGTTGGTCGTTACATTCCGTGGCCGGCTGGGTGAAGTGTTGTCGAAGTTGAACGTTAGAAAAACTATCACGATCAATAGATCGGGTGCTGAAATCCCGTCGGTTAAACTTAAGGAGATTGGCCTTCCCGATGGCGCCTACACAGTTGAAGTGTCGGCAGGCAAAACCCAGTTGAAGAGCGATTTGTTTTTAGGAAAACGGGATGCGAGATTTCTTGATCGCTTAGAAGCGCATCTGCGCGAAAGCTCATTCGAACTTCAAGCACAGAAAAAAGTCCTGTTCTATGCGGCGCAAGAGTTAGATTCGCTGGCGCGAGATCTAGGCCTGAACTACGGGCAGTTGCGAAGTAAGCCAGAGATGTGGACCAAGTTTTATCTGAAGTGGAAAACCAAAGTTTCGGCGGTCGAGAGATCGATTGCTGAGGTTTCCAATCGCGCGATCGAAGACCAGGCATACCCAGAAGAGGCGGTAAGGCTTTCCAGTCTTCTTGCTTCGCTGAAAGAAACGTCAGGTATGTTTGAGCAAGGAGTGGGAGCCCAGCGTGACGTTGCAAGCGATTCGCTAACCGATTTAATCTCGGAGCTTGCGCGTCAAAAAGAAGAGATTGGAAGTGCGACATCTCGTGGAGTGCCTGAGGCCGGAAAGGGCGCCTCTCCAGCTACATCGACGGGTGCTACTTCAAAAGCTCTTTAA
- the argS gene encoding arginine--tRNA ligase, which translates to MPTEFSGEISQSKLELVLEQPKSLDHGHLAFPVFPLAKIMRQPPPAIAAKIAMHLQEVIAKGANAQSSSLGLERVLPAGGYVNLTFRNDLFQARLFKSILEDGEKLGYASTGKGKRIVIDYSSPNVAKPMHVGTLRATVIGQAIRNIAETQGYEVIGLNHLGDWGVQFGKLAWAYRKWGHEYDFKGAPFQSLFDLYVRFHDEATKDPALDAEGSLVFKRLEQGDKEIEKIWKMFVDITLVEDQKLWDLLGVKHDLVRGESFYNDRLKSVEDLLEKKGLLTASEGAMVVHLGDEMPPCLIRKSDGASLYATRDLASAIYRKNELKADLCLYVVGVDQTLHFKQVFKVLEMSGFDWARECHHISFGLYRFKDGVKMSTRKGNVIFLEDILKQAIERTAEVIATKNPGLSSEERAKIAQDVGVGAVIFGDLVFDRVKNVEFDWDRILSFEGDSGPYVQYMHVRCQSLLRKFGRVPNLSQVSPLIEKDERELVRLLMSYDETLEASFRGFKPNILAQYLLEVCGVFSRFYHNNRILGEARDLEESRMALVAATQAVLKQGLNKLSIQAPDYM; encoded by the coding sequence TTGCCGACCGAATTTTCGGGAGAAATTTCGCAATCTAAACTTGAGCTTGTTTTGGAACAGCCAAAAAGTCTCGATCACGGGCATTTGGCTTTTCCAGTTTTTCCTCTAGCTAAAATTATGCGCCAACCACCTCCGGCGATTGCGGCTAAAATTGCAATGCATCTGCAAGAAGTGATCGCAAAAGGTGCAAACGCGCAATCGAGTTCACTTGGTCTCGAGCGCGTGCTGCCTGCTGGTGGATATGTCAATTTGACGTTTCGAAATGATTTGTTTCAGGCTCGTTTATTTAAATCCATCCTCGAGGATGGCGAAAAATTGGGCTACGCAAGCACGGGGAAGGGTAAGCGAATTGTTATCGATTATTCATCTCCTAACGTTGCGAAACCGATGCACGTCGGCACCCTTCGAGCGACCGTCATCGGACAAGCCATTCGCAACATCGCTGAAACTCAAGGCTACGAAGTTATCGGATTAAATCACCTTGGCGACTGGGGTGTTCAGTTTGGAAAATTGGCGTGGGCCTACCGCAAGTGGGGCCATGAGTATGACTTTAAGGGAGCTCCATTCCAAAGTCTGTTTGATCTTTATGTGCGCTTTCACGACGAAGCGACAAAGGATCCAGCATTGGATGCGGAAGGTTCGCTGGTCTTTAAGCGGCTCGAGCAGGGCGATAAAGAGATTGAAAAAATTTGGAAAATGTTTGTCGATATCACTTTAGTGGAAGACCAAAAGCTTTGGGATCTACTCGGTGTGAAGCACGATTTGGTTCGCGGGGAATCTTTCTACAACGATCGATTGAAATCAGTTGAAGACCTGCTTGAAAAAAAGGGGCTTTTGACTGCTAGCGAAGGTGCGATGGTTGTTCACCTCGGCGATGAAATGCCGCCGTGTTTGATTCGAAAAAGTGACGGTGCATCCCTTTACGCAACTCGTGATTTGGCGTCGGCGATTTACCGTAAGAACGAATTGAAAGCAGACCTTTGTCTTTATGTCGTCGGGGTCGATCAGACTCTCCACTTTAAGCAAGTCTTCAAAGTGTTGGAGATGTCGGGCTTTGATTGGGCCAGGGAATGTCATCATATTAGTTTTGGACTTTATCGTTTCAAAGATGGCGTTAAGATGTCGACACGAAAAGGAAATGTCATTTTTCTGGAAGATATTTTAAAGCAGGCGATCGAAAGAACGGCGGAAGTGATCGCGACCAAAAATCCTGGATTAAGCAGCGAAGAGCGCGCCAAGATCGCGCAGGACGTCGGTGTCGGCGCTGTGATATTTGGTGATTTGGTTTTTGATAGAGTTAAGAACGTTGAGTTTGATTGGGATCGAATTTTGAGTTTCGAAGGCGATAGCGGTCCCTATGTTCAATACATGCATGTCCGTTGTCAGAGCCTTTTGCGCAAGTTCGGGAGGGTCCCTAACTTAAGTCAGGTTTCTCCGTTGATTGAAAAAGATGAACGTGAGCTTGTGCGTCTATTGATGTCCTACGACGAAACATTGGAAGCTTCGTTTCGCGGATTTAAACCAAACATTTTGGCTCAATATCTGCTTGAGGTCTGCGGTGTATTCTCGCGGTTCTACCATAATAATCGAATCCTCGGTGAAGCGAGAGACCTCGAGGAATCCCGTATGGCCTTGGTGGCGGCAACTCAAGCAGTGCTAAAGCAGGGGCTAAATAAGCTTTCGATTCAAGCGCCCGACTATATGTAG
- a CDS encoding DsbA family protein, giving the protein MNMPKTASINRNTKTLKLVASGAAVMAVAIHGYLLKSHYDLRYGEVTGQLLCDISAKFSCSAASASSWSELFGVPMALWGMLANLAYLAFAGWDLVAEENERSGNRTSLFAVTGALVLASVVMAVVSLAFLETICPFCFVTYALSLITGIGAYLGYRQDWVPKFQMSFIWVTVAFAVSAFILNDQFRSGYSDNQGQAMAKAAILEWNQNPKIEITNADPLTLGAEADKARMVITEFADFRCIHCKLASAPIKAFVNAHSDVRLEFYSWPLDGECNTSIQQPNGASCLLARTVWCARKNGQKGWEAHDAIFERFEEWKSAEKIRSSLDSIATQIGVAPDKLKECADSTEAKSAVEAQARLGSGLSLRGTPAIFVNGKLLPAGSSIPVLNAARNTLN; this is encoded by the coding sequence ATGAACATGCCCAAAACTGCATCAATCAACCGCAATACCAAAACCTTGAAGCTAGTTGCTTCCGGGGCCGCAGTGATGGCCGTCGCAATTCACGGTTACCTTTTGAAAAGTCATTACGATCTCCGCTATGGTGAAGTTACCGGGCAATTGCTTTGCGATATTTCCGCTAAATTTTCCTGTTCGGCCGCTAGCGCAAGCTCTTGGTCCGAACTTTTCGGCGTACCGATGGCACTTTGGGGAATGCTTGCCAATCTCGCCTACCTCGCTTTTGCCGGCTGGGATCTGGTAGCAGAGGAAAATGAGCGTTCAGGCAATCGAACTTCCCTATTTGCAGTCACCGGCGCACTCGTTCTAGCAAGCGTCGTTATGGCCGTTGTGTCGCTTGCATTTCTGGAAACGATTTGTCCTTTCTGTTTTGTGACCTATGCCCTTTCGCTTATCACAGGAATTGGCGCTTACTTAGGTTACAGACAAGATTGGGTGCCCAAATTTCAAATGTCATTCATTTGGGTGACGGTCGCCTTTGCAGTCTCCGCGTTCATCTTGAATGACCAGTTTCGAAGCGGATATTCAGATAACCAAGGCCAGGCCATGGCAAAGGCCGCTATTCTTGAATGGAATCAAAATCCAAAAATCGAAATCACCAATGCTGATCCTCTGACGTTAGGCGCAGAGGCCGACAAAGCAAGAATGGTGATTACTGAGTTTGCAGACTTCCGCTGCATACATTGCAAACTCGCCTCCGCACCCATAAAAGCGTTCGTAAATGCGCACTCGGACGTCCGACTTGAATTCTATTCTTGGCCACTCGACGGCGAATGCAATACCTCGATCCAGCAACCAAACGGAGCTTCGTGCTTACTCGCAAGAACCGTTTGGTGCGCCCGAAAGAACGGCCAAAAAGGCTGGGAAGCCCACGATGCGATATTTGAACGATTCGAGGAATGGAAATCCGCCGAAAAAATTCGTTCGTCTCTGGATTCTATCGCCACTCAGATTGGCGTCGCTCCAGACAAACTAAAAGAGTGCGCTGATTCGACAGAAGCAAAGTCTGCTGTAGAAGCGCAGGCACGACTAGGATCTGGACTGAGTTTGCGGGGTACACCCGCCATCTTTGTTAACGGCAAGCTCTTGCCAGCAGGTTCATCAATCCCGGTATTGAATGCGGCTCGAAATACCTTGAATTGA
- a CDS encoding HU family DNA-binding protein yields the protein MNKAELIEKVATKTKLTKVQSEGVIDAALEIISKTVAKGDEVKLVGFGTFSMTSRRSRTGRNPKTGTKLVIPAAKVPKFKPGKDFKELLK from the coding sequence GTGAACAAAGCTGAGCTCATCGAAAAAGTTGCAACGAAAACAAAGCTTACGAAGGTTCAGTCGGAGGGCGTGATTGATGCCGCTCTTGAGATCATTTCAAAGACTGTGGCAAAGGGCGACGAGGTCAAACTTGTTGGCTTCGGGACGTTCTCCATGACCTCGCGAAGGTCTCGTACAGGAAGAAACCCAAAAACTGGAACCAAACTTGTGATTCCGGCCGCCAAGGTGCCTAAATTTAAGCCAGGAAAAGACTTTAAAGAGCTTTTGAAGTAG
- a CDS encoding STAS domain-containing protein, whose amino-acid sequence MQRKLIKIIAMEASFKSVEAFGKSLTIVHLSGRTEIESVALFKQACRGPLLGKNLLFNFQKLNFVGSMSLRSFLESLHFLATDLKTDVRFCCVSPDFRLVLDATPLRFRPSFTTEAQGVSSYEYEAPRMVVSSPLDAAGTRNENGPSVETPLVGDEYISLTDQGEEDFSVEG is encoded by the coding sequence GTGCAACGAAAGTTAATCAAGATTATTGCCATGGAAGCATCATTCAAGTCCGTCGAAGCCTTTGGGAAGTCACTTACGATCGTTCATTTGTCTGGCAGAACGGAGATAGAGTCGGTTGCGCTTTTCAAACAGGCGTGTCGTGGTCCGCTGCTTGGCAAAAACCTATTATTTAATTTTCAGAAATTGAATTTTGTTGGGTCTATGAGCTTGCGATCTTTTTTAGAGAGCCTACATTTTCTGGCGACAGACTTGAAAACTGACGTTCGGTTCTGCTGCGTCAGCCCCGACTTTCGACTTGTCTTGGATGCAACGCCGCTGAGATTTCGACCGTCTTTTACGACAGAAGCACAAGGAGTTTCGAGTTACGAGTATGAGGCGCCCCGGATGGTGGTTTCGTCTCCGCTAGATGCGGCGGGTACTAGAAATGAAAACGGCCCCTCAGTCGAGACGCCGCTTGTCGGGGACGAATACATCAGCCTGACGGATCAGGGCGAGGAAGATTTTTCTGTTGAGGGCTGA
- a CDS encoding ChaN family lipoprotein, translating into MARLSIFTINSMDRDWLKARRALLKSVKDDVRHRLGKLPEELVSYESEAKKMARGRFRISSKSEIIAEVESADLVYGGDFHAHGPAQRTHFKILRHLAPERPVVLALECFDFRCQKFIDLFLAGRLDVEKLKKRVKWDEQWGFPFENYRSLIELARRRGWRIQAIGLPADLTAGAGGLDRQDQMTAKIIKKTMLNSPNALIYILIGELHLTHLPEKVRKEFRAPRKLREVAIHINTESVYFQLAAKGLEHSVDVIRYGGNAKKDRVNSKSLHKSLNKTPYLTRFCVLSSPPWVPWQSYLLHLDKSMELEWTDSGETEEDFDPTDHVKRLASWIASDLGFSLKTDSLSDLAVYSASDAKLWRKIESTHEGNAREFARRLMVKGYSFMLPSAGVGCLAQMTVNHAAHLASEYLQMKVSGRKRELWRFPKDFQGAILVEALSYFGSKQVNHKRQAETFSDLRTELQTIQPTDEGRDALRLALDQRMSELVYFHQGRKRKSLVKPAKSASYLEAALILGRMMGERLYVAYLARKISKREIVRLFKTDVLARDFSREYDETVYRLARVVGTEIAPGGVLPSRTRRERI; encoded by the coding sequence ATGGCAAGGCTTTCAATCTTCACAATAAACAGTATGGATCGAGATTGGTTAAAGGCGCGTCGAGCGCTATTGAAATCGGTAAAAGATGATGTGCGGCACCGTTTGGGAAAGCTTCCCGAGGAGCTCGTTTCCTATGAATCCGAAGCAAAAAAAATGGCCAGGGGGCGTTTTCGGATTTCATCAAAATCTGAAATTATTGCTGAAGTAGAGTCGGCTGATCTTGTGTATGGAGGGGATTTTCATGCTCATGGACCCGCGCAGCGAACGCATTTCAAAATATTGAGACATTTGGCGCCAGAGCGGCCGGTGGTCTTGGCTCTGGAGTGCTTTGACTTTCGCTGCCAAAAGTTCATCGATTTGTTTTTGGCGGGACGACTGGATGTTGAGAAGTTAAAGAAACGCGTGAAGTGGGATGAGCAATGGGGTTTCCCGTTTGAGAATTATAGGTCCTTGATTGAACTGGCGCGTCGAAGAGGTTGGAGAATTCAGGCGATAGGTTTACCCGCTGACTTGACTGCGGGTGCCGGAGGGTTGGATCGCCAAGACCAGATGACCGCGAAAATAATAAAGAAAACGATGCTCAATTCGCCCAATGCGCTGATTTATATATTGATCGGTGAACTGCATTTGACCCATCTGCCGGAGAAGGTTCGAAAGGAGTTTCGAGCTCCGCGAAAGCTGCGGGAGGTGGCGATCCATATCAATACCGAATCTGTTTATTTTCAGCTGGCTGCCAAAGGTCTTGAGCATTCAGTGGATGTCATTCGCTACGGCGGCAACGCTAAAAAAGATCGTGTAAATTCCAAGAGTCTTCATAAGTCACTCAACAAGACACCTTACCTGACGCGATTTTGCGTACTGAGTTCTCCACCATGGGTTCCGTGGCAGAGCTATCTGTTGCATTTAGATAAATCGATGGAGCTTGAGTGGACAGACTCCGGCGAGACTGAGGAGGATTTTGATCCAACTGATCATGTCAAACGGCTGGCTAGTTGGATTGCTTCGGATTTGGGTTTTTCTTTGAAAACAGATTCGTTGTCGGACTTAGCAGTATATTCGGCTTCTGACGCCAAGCTATGGCGAAAAATTGAATCAACACATGAAGGGAATGCCCGAGAATTTGCTAGGCGATTGATGGTCAAGGGTTATAGTTTTATGCTTCCGTCGGCCGGTGTTGGATGCTTAGCGCAAATGACGGTCAATCATGCAGCCCATCTTGCAAGTGAGTATTTGCAGATGAAAGTCAGCGGCCGGAAACGAGAGCTGTGGCGTTTTCCAAAAGATTTTCAAGGTGCGATTTTGGTTGAAGCGCTTTCGTATTTCGGCTCGAAGCAAGTAAACCACAAGCGCCAGGCTGAAACTTTTTCTGATCTCCGAACCGAGTTGCAGACGATTCAACCTACAGACGAAGGTCGAGATGCGCTTCGATTAGCGCTTGATCAACGAATGTCTGAGCTGGTGTACTTTCACCAGGGTCGAAAACGAAAATCTTTAGTGAAACCAGCGAAGTCTGCCAGCTATCTCGAAGCGGCTTTGATTTTGGGACGCATGATGGGCGAGCGCCTATATGTTGCATACCTGGCTCGAAAGATTTCAAAAAGAGAGATTGTTCGACTTTTCAAGACAGATGTCTTGGCGCGAGATTTTAGTCGGGAGTATGATGAGACTGTGTACCGACTGGCGCGAGTTGTAGGAACAGAAATCGCGCCAGGAGGAGTACTTCCATCAAGGACGCGGCGGGAGCGGATCTAG